Part of the Equus przewalskii isolate Varuska chromosome 27, EquPr2, whole genome shotgun sequence genome is shown below.
CCCGCCCCGGTCTGGTCATTGTcaggcctcctcctctgcccccaccccgtccccgtgccccctgccctctgctcccagagCCGCTCTCCAGACTCCATCTCACTCACTTCCGTGCTGTGTGCTTCTCTCCCCATATTTACTCCCTCAgtcttttattaaagaaaattagggaagtaagaaaagggagaaaagggaaccagtCAGTTTCAGGGCCCAAAGGAACAACTTCTGAAAtatctattcttcattttctgtgcaTAGGAGTTTCatgaattatatattaatatattgctATCTTTTATTAATTACACTAATCACACTATGttgacaatttcttttttaagattttttttcctttttctccccaaagccccctggtacatagctgagtacttttagttgtgggtccttctagttgtggcatgtgggacgccccctcagcgtggcctgatgagcggtgccatgtccgcgcccaggatccaaactggccaaaccctgggccgttgaagcggagcacacaaatttaaccactcagccaggggccagcccctacgtTGACAATTTTGAAGCTGTTTTTCTATAACGTACCTAGCATTTTCCATGATATCGTTAACTTCTCAAGAGTATGCAGTATTCCAACGTAAAACCACTGTTGTTTCTAAAAAAGTCCTTCACGTAACTTTTGGAAAGATACGGAGCATCTCAGAGAAGAAAGGCATTAGATACCTACATCACCCCCACGAGGGCCACCGTTCCATCCCAGCGCATGTCCGTCCATCCCGCGGTGCCTGGACCCACCGAGCTCCGGGAATCGCATTTCCAGAGACCAGACCCTGGAAGTCGGCATTGGAACAAGCACTCGGGGGCACCCCTTGGGGTTCCTGAGGACACACTGTCCTATGCCGCTTATTCCCAGCTGCATGCTGCCCTTGTGTGGACGGGCTGGGCACTGAGGTGCCTTCTAACTGCTGGTATGCAGTTTTTTATACATAAATCTTCTGTCCGTACATTAATTTTCCTTATGATAACTTCCTGGTATGAACTGTTTTAAttgtgaagttttatttttggCTTACAAAACTGTGTAAGGACtgagatatttattgagtgcctcctatgtGACAGAGAATAGGCCTAATGCCACCTATCTGTCTGCTGGGGACCCTGAGAAAGACACAGGTCCCCAGGAGACACTGGAGAACAGCTGGACAGCCCAGGAAAGGTGCAACAGGTGCACCCAGAGTGTCCACTGCCCCATGTGGGTCCCAGGCTCTCCCTTCTGACTCTTCCGATGCTTCTGAACTCAGGAAACCCTTTGCCCCATTGTTTATAGCGACGGCCTTTAACAGTGTACATCTGGTCCCTCCCTTGTCTCGTCCCGATTTCTgtgcctcctccctctttccagaGAGGGCTCAGGCTGCCTCTGCTCACGCTCCTTGGCTTCTAGGGGACATGGCTTGGAGGCACACCCACTGTCCCCTCTGTTGTCGGCTCCATTCCTGGCAGACAGGCCTGTGCTGGctcccagggcagaggcagggcagtGCTTGCCCACGGGGGTCCCACTTTCAGTTACTGCTACTATTATCGCCCTGGCTATTGGAGATGATTGGTCAATTTGCTACATGCTTAGTTGtttaaatgtttcatctttttttttttttccaaaagcttTCTCCGGCTAGTATTTAATTAGCAACAAACTCTGATGAGGACATCATTGCTTGAGAGACACAAGCAGCGGATTAGCACCGGGATCCGGTGAGTGACTCACCTGCCTGAGAGCGTGACCAGGAGAGCAACACAGCAGCTCGTCCCACTGGGAAGAAGGGATCCCGAGACACTGAGAAAAGACAGAACCCCTGACTTCTACTCGCCCTGGGAAAATCAGAGATCACACCAGTGAGATTTCAAAATTGCTGGAATCTCACATTTGATCCTCTGAATACAGACTTCGAATTGAAGTGATTCAAGGCCCCTGAGACGACCCCAGGACTCTGGGTGGGGAGACTGGATACGTTCCCCAGCTCCAGGAAAATCAAGAGCTGTGGCATCacggaatgagagagaaatgtcagGTTTTCCAGGGCCTTTGGATAGAAAAAGCAATGCTAATTGCAGGTAAGACTCATGTGAGTAAACTAATTATAGACAGCAGTAATGACTCTGTCCGCTCACCCTGGGGCTCACACACTGTCCCAAACAACTTACATTTTTAACACATTTAGTGCTTAAAAAAAGCACTGAGATTTGTTATGAGTATTATTCCCCCAGAGAGGTTCAGCAGTGACTCCTACGCCACACAGCACGTACAAGGAAGAGCTGGATCCCCACTCAAGCATTTGGCCCCCAGAGCTTGCCCTCTGTGGCAGCCTGAAAACATCTGTCTGGACGCAGACCTGCAGCCATAAAGCAACGCCGATGCCACAAGCGGCGTGAGAGGCTGACTCCACATGCGGACAATGGTCAGACCATGTACAGCTGACAAGAGAGCTCTGACCCTCAACCCCCGTAACAACCATCCAGAAGCCAAACCACAGGCTGCAGCCAGGGGCCCAGAAGGTCAGCGCCTGGCCATGACAGACAGCTCCCTCATTTTTGCCTCTCGCGCCTCTGACTCAGGACAACCAGAGAAAGCCACATATGTCCCTGAAGCTGGTCACACAGGACGCCCCAGTTGTAGAGAGCTCCCCCCCCAAGCCTGCCCAGGCCACAGCCTCCACCAGGGCACAGCCAAGCCCTCCTCTCCCTCGGTAAGCTGTGCCCTCCCCTGCCTGTCTGAGTCTCTGCCAACCTAAGGGATGGGGTCACCCCTGCTCCCGCCGCTCTGAATAAACGGCCTCTGTGGGGTCTCATCTGGGTGGGACACGTTACTCCCACAGGTGTcccatatctgtaaaatgtgagcGCCCGCAGACCCTGGTGCAGCAGGGAGAGACGCTCACACACCAGGAGGCATCTCAAGAAGGGTCAAAACCTTCGGCAGGACAGCGGGGGCCCCATGGAGCTGCAGGACGAGAGAGGCAGCAGTaccaccttcccctccctcctgagCATCATTTTCTGAGGCTGGGTTTTCTACAGAGAGGAGTTTTCCATTTTTACGGGATCTgatctgtcattcattcattcactcaactaTGAATGAATTATGGGACTgtctccttccccaccctgcaGGGCTCAGCCGCACCTGACCGCCACCCTGCCCTGAAGTTACACACCGGGCTGCGTCCTGGCAGGTGCCAGAAAGGCACACCTCCCCACACACTTGCTCTCGGCCACTCCCACTGGGGCTGAGCAATGTATGCTCTGCGCAGCGAGGCCCGGCCTGCTCCTGCAGAGTCAGCACCCGGGGATGGGAGAGGGCCAGCGTCCACTGAGGTGCAGCCCTGGGCAGTGGTGAGCGCTGGATCTTTCTCAAAGGCCAGTCCTGTCCAGAAAGCTCCCGGCAcaggccccaccctgccccacgtAGGACACCAACCCTTCCCTGCCCAGGTGGCTGCGTCTATTCTAAATCCTAAAACAAATCCCGCCAGAACCAAGTCCTTTACTCACGTCCTTGATCTCACCGCCACCCCTACCCGAGCCTCAGGCTCACCCCCACCGCTGGACCCCTTTGCGCCCTTCTGGCCACCCACGTCAGCCCTTTACTGTGTCCCCTGGCCACAAGCTTCTGATGTCCCCAACAGCCCACACCACAGGCCGGCACAGTGGGGCGCTGGCCCACGCCTTGCAGCTGAGGAGCAAGGTGGGCAGGGCCTGACTCTGGGCTCCGGGACGCCCTGGTAGCCCCCtgaccctctccccagctcctccaggtcCGGGCTGGGCTGGGCGCGACTTCTCTGGACCCTGCCCCTGGCATTTCTCGGGTCCAgctccccactcctcccactCATCTTCAGGCCCTAAAAGTCTCGGCCATTTCAGAACCCTCCGCTGTCCATGGCACGCACGGGACAATGCTTCAGGCTGTGGGGACATGGAGACCAGGGCAGGACAGGGGGGTCTGGGGGTACTGGACCATCCGCATTCTGCGACCTGCACGCAAGGACCATGTACCCTCCGCATCCTCGCAAGGCCCGGCCCGCCGCCACCCACATCCCCAGTCCCCCACCACCAGTTCCGGGGACCCCTCGACCGCGCCCACCCCGTGCAGCTCATAGtcaccccccacctccaccgcccccgcccccgccccgccacGCGGGTCACGCCCCACCCGCACCCTCTTGACTCCAGAGTCCCGGGGAGGACGACACCAAGCCCCGGGCGGGGGTACCACGCAGCGCAGGATCCTCGGTCCCGAGACGGTGCCCACAGAAGGGGCGGGAGCACTCGGGCTGCGGCCGTGCGCGTGCCCCGCGCCCATCTCGGCGGGTCTGCGATCCCGCGCCAAGCCCGACCCCGACGGAAACCCCCTCCGCGCCGGGCGCCGTGGTCCCGCCCGCGCGTCACGTGACGCCGCGCCTGCTCCGGGTGGGAGGGGCCCTGGTCATCATTTATTCCCGCTCTCGCGGTCCACGGTCACTGGCCGCTCTCCGTGTCCACACTCGCTCTCTGTTCCCACCCCCGCCCACCGCCAGGATGATGTGCGGCGCGCCCTCCGCCACTCAGCCCGCCACGGCCGAGACCCAGGCCATAGCCGACCAGGTAGGCCGGGCCGCGGCGGGGCTGCCGAGCGGGGATGGGGTCGGGGTCCTGCCCGGGCCCTGGGGACCCGCCGCCCAGGACGCTGAGATGGCGGCTGGAGTGCAGGCGAGCGCTGGGTTCGGGGCCCGCGCCCCGGCTGGGTCACGGGAGAGCGCCCTCCTGCCCTGGGGATGCGCACGGCGGGGCGCGGAGGGGCAGGGCCCTGTTGTGAACACCCTCGGGTAGTTGGGAAAAATCGTGTAGAGAGAGAGCTGAGGATGCCGCAGGTGGGGTCGGTGAATCCGGGAAAGTGAGTACAGGGTCCTCACTGTGCTGTTGTTGCAACGCTGTGTGCCCAAGTGTGAAATCGTCTCCAGATAAAAAGTTTTCAAACCGTAGCGCAAAGGAAGCGAACCcggctgggggcagaggcagagcctggTCCGACCCTGGGCGCCTGGCTGACCCCGCCCTCGGTTTCCGCATCGGTAGCCTGGGCGTGGGGAAGGCACCTGCAGGGGAGGTTCTGGTGAGGGTGGGTGAGGGGGCTGCCCCACCCATCCTCACGTGTCAGCAAGGTGAGTCTTTGCCAGCAAGACAAGGTGCAGCCCAGGAAGGCTGGAGGTCTGAGTCTGGAGAGGAAAGTAAGACAGACTTGTTCCCTTGTGACCTCCTCCCCTGCTGCTGCCCCCTGAAGCCAGGACCGGTCAGCCCAGGGTCCTGCTCGGGCTTGACCACATGACAGCAGGAAGGGGCTGAATCAGTCCCACGAGACCCTTGAAAAGGAGGACTTTGCAGGGACTCTGTGTGTGGGCCTCCCCTGGGCATGGTTCCTGCTCTTCCCCCACAGCTGCTCCACAGCCCCGCCCTTCCCAACATTTCCTGGTTTTCCAGGCCCCAGAAATTCCCCACTGTCCCATGGAGGTTGCATGTGGGTGAGCACATTCAGCAGAGAGAGTTGCCGTCTCAAAGGGCCCCGTAACTTGGTGTTGATCACTTAAGGGTGACATGTAAGTGGCAGTGTCACTGCTGCTGGGAGAGACTGTGGGGCAGCTGTGGGGGAGCCGGGCGCTGGCTGGGCGGCTCTAAGGGGAGAGGTGCAGGGTAGCATCCTGGAGGGCTCTGGGCTGCAGgtcaggagacagagggagaggctgaCCCAGGTCAGAAGACGTCAGAGTCGTGCATTCTGTACCCACCTCCTGGAGAAGTGCCCACCAGCCATGTCCTTGTGCCTTCCCTGGCTGTCTGCCCCACCCTGGACCCCTGAGGGCCAGGAACAGGCAGCTTCTAACTTTCCTGGGGCCCTCTGTGCTCCCTTGGTACAGCCCAGCCGGTCTTTCTCCCGGTCAACAAGGGAGTCAGTGAACTGTTGTCCCGCAGGCAGTGCCCTGGGCTGGCATTCCAGGCCTCCGTCTCTCCTGTTCCACCACCTTCATTTGGGTTTTCTCAGCTGTCCTTGCACACAGCTGTGGCTTTCCTGCCTCCACTCCTGGAACAGGCAAAGAGACAGGCCATTCCTTCCCAGCCCCCGGGCAGGTCTGTGGGTGTCACTCGCCCCGCCTGGGCTTGTAGACCGTCTGCGGGGTCAGTTCCCTGCAGACCCAGCAGGCACTCTGCATGGACAAGTACAGGTAAGTGCCCAGGCCCGGGTGGGTGCTGCCCCAGGGAGATGCACACACCACAGTGAGAACCTTCCAGCCGCGTGGACAGAGCAGGGGAGCCTCTGGACGGTGGCCGCCTTCTCCCCGCCTGACGGCCCTCCTGGCCCTCACTGCCCACACTCCAGTCTTCTCTCCATCCTTACCCCCAGCAAGGGCCCTCCCTGAGGCCGCTGGAAGATCATGCAGCCAGGACTCAGTACATGTAAGGAGGGAGAGCCCCCTTGTCTGCCAGCAACGGGCATCTTTCTGCAGCTGGTTTAACTAAATCCTGGAACCTTCTGGCACCCATTTGGTCCCTCCAGCACAGAGTCAGCATACACCAGTGCCCCCCAGTTCGTCTAGATAGCAGGCAGAACCCTTTCAAATCAGGtgagattttaaatgaaaaaacagacaGACTTGGTCTCTCCTTCCCCCATAAAGATGCTCTGTTCCTGAAAGGCCAAGACCCTGGAAAACAGCACTGAACCAAAAGTACAGTGACTGACACCAAAGATCAGGCGCAGCCTCTGCCCAAGGGCCTGCATCCCAAAGAAACCCCTCCCAGTGCAGCGAAGCCCTTCCACCTGCACGCACAGGTCTGCAGCCTTATCtgctggaggggaagagaggaccTCCCGGAGCGGGCAGAGGGGAGAGTGCAGGGAATTAAGGCACGTCCGTAAGATGGAAGACTACGTTTAGTTTAAATTTTACCATTTCCTAGTTTTCAACtttaaaacagtaatttgaaaattataaacatcCCTGAACcgttggcatgtcaggtagaaaGAACAGGGCATAAAGTTGTACATGGCGTTGTGAGGATGAAAATAGAAAGATCTCCCAGGCCTAGAAAAGGGAGGGCAAGGAGGTGCAGCGGTGGTGTCGCTGAACCTGGGGAGAAGTGAGGCGTCGCTTCCTGAACATCGGTGTCGGGGCTGAGTGTACCGCGTCCCCTCCGTGATAGAGACGCGTCGCGTCACAGAACATCTGTGCAGGGCAGTGTCGGAATGCGGTTTGTAAGACAAACGTCAGACACGAGGTCTTGTGTGAGTTGCTGTGGCAGGAGCAGCGGCATCTCGatttttccattctctccccttccccaggtgAAGTCACagctggaggagaaggaaaataagaagttCCCTATTTTTAAGGCTGTGGAGTTCCGGAGCCAGGTGGTCGCGGGGACAAACCACTTCATCAAGGTGGGGTGTCTGCCCCGTGGGGGGGTCTGGCCTGATGGGTGCTCGTGCAGAAGTGGGTGGCATGGGCTCATAGGTGCCATCTCAGGAGTGCTTAAAGGGGGATCCCGGCCAGCCCCTGCTTCAGGGGTTTGTGGCCTCTAAAACGAATGtgtctacgtgtgtgtgtgcctgtgtgtgcacacgcCAGCCTCCTTGGAGAGAGGACCGAGCCTCTTGGGGAAGTGATGGCTCTGATGGAGTGAGTGTGGGGTGCGAGGGTGTCGCTGGGGTAACCAGGGCGTCTGGTGCActtgaaggaaggagaggggaatgtCATCAGCCCCGTCACTGATGACCTGAAGGGACATGGCTCCCCCACATCCAGGCCTTTCGCAGACTGTCGCGTCCCACAGGGGAGCTGGGGTCAGAGGCTGCACCTGCCCCctcactccactctctccttccaGGTTCAGGTTGGCGATGACGACTTCGTGCACATTCGAGTGTTTGAAAGCCTCCCACACGAAAACAAGCCCCTGGCCTTGTCCAGCTATCAGACCAACAAAGCCAGGCACGACGAGCTGTCGTATTTCTAGCTCCTGAGCTTGAACAGATCCCGTGTTCCATGTGGGTCTCCGTCCTCTGAGGACGTGTGTCTGGGATCATAAATGAGTGTCGTCTCTACGCTGTGCCACACAGGGTGGAGGGGGTGCTACGtgcctttctgtgtctgtgtatctAACTTTCactgtgttgatttttttcctaccaatCAATGACCTGAACTAAATTCCCTTGAAAGAGGGcttattttccttaattatatatattttaaagtttataagtTTCCTGTTTTTGgttcttttcttcattaaaacCATAATCACAGTATAGAGGAGTCCAGAGGTGAGGGTGACATCTGTAAAAGGGCTTTCAGAGGCAGGTGACAGCTGTCCGGTTGGAGCCCCTCCTGGGCCGTGTGCTGACCTGAGCTGGCCGAGACCCTTCCACCTGAGGAGCtgagcccaggggtctgcccagggtcacagcaAGTGGGCGGTAGA
Proteins encoded:
- the LOC139079874 gene encoding cystatin-B → MMCGAPSATQPATAETQAIADQVKSQLEEKENKKFPIFKAVEFRSQVVAGTNHFIKVQVGDDDFVHIRVFESLPHENKPLALSSYQTNKARHDELSYF